ATATTGAGGTGCAGTTTGTGTCTCCATTTTTGCTGTGAGAGTGTGACTGAGATCTGCAGATGATGAAACGAGATGGTtgatatagacagacagacagacagatttgCAAACATTAGGTTTGATGTTGTGAAACACAACAAGTTATCTTAGCAATTTTGAAGCAGAGTGTGAAGATAAGATGGTTTTGATTTAAGAAAGcatttaatttgttttcttCGTCTTTGTTCCTTTCACTGTGGAGGACCAGTGAGTGTGTGGAATGCAAATCAAGCAGTTTGTTTTAAGACAAactaatcaaaaaaaaaaaattctatcCCATTCTTCATGCACTGACATTATCAGCTAGCATTTCTTTAATTAAGAAAGGAGCAGCATATGGCAACATATGCACGATCCTAGCCGAAAAACAAACTATAAAAGCAAAGTAAAATGCAAAGTTATTACCAACTGAATGAGAAAGAGTCTTACCCAGAAGTTTGGATACAAAGTGACAAAGTTCTCCAGAGAATGCTGTAGGCTTTCTATATGTGCAGGCAGGGCATGACTCAAACATTACCATAGCTATGAGTGTAGATGAAAGATCAGGACATTGTATGCAGGGTTATTTATATAGTTATTTAGCTGCAGGCAATGTATAAACGAGGGTAATAGTCAATTAATTCTTAATAACCTTGAGGCAGAAAACAAACAGAATAAAATAATACTTGCCAAATCTCAGAAATCATTTATCTACAAGTGCAATTATGTTGTTTTAATTCTATCCAAATATATTTTCCAACAAATATGGGTTGTTTGAGGACATAAAATCAATTTAACAAAGAAAGTATGTCAGTTAACTAAATATATACAACAGAAACGCATCTGGAAACATTTGTAAGAAAACCTTTTATAATGGCCATAATTTACAGCTAAAGTATTGTTACATAAATCAATGCAAATGTGTTAAGATCACCAAGGTCATGCACTTCCTTTGTGCTTTACTTTTAGTTTTTAATTAAATGTCATCTTTCAGCAGCAAGCTGGAGCCTAAGGGCGTACAAAAAGAAAGTAACTGCCAGCAACATCACTGCTTATGCTCAGTATATCTGCGCTCTCTGAGTCTGCAAAGAATGTGAGGGGAAACACAGCCTCTGGCGAAGGACTGGGTGTCAGAGGACAGTGCAGTGACAGTCCAAAGTGAGCTGGAGCCGACTACAAGTCTGTGGAGAGGTGAAACAGTGGAGGAGCACTATCAGCAATAGTCACACCGAAATACTGATATGGGACATTTTGCTGTGTCTGGGAGGCTCACGTGtcccccccagtccccctctccccctgtcagcAGGCTgggagaacagggagggaggtgggtgggtgggtcggGGCATTGGGCTGCGTTCTGCATCTCAATGCCAACCAGGCACATCGGCCTGTCAGACCGAGAAGCCGTCTCTCTCTGGCTGACACCCGTGCCGCCCTGCCGCATCCCCCCTCGTCAGCATTTATTTTCATATCCAGAAGAACGGAGACTTGTCAGAATCTGGGCAAGGCTGCCACCCACATCTTCCTTTTAATCTGTGTCTCCCCACGTAGGCAAACATCACAATATACACACTGgaaagacacacaagcacacaaactttctcccacccacacacacacacatctacaaacacacacacacaccttccccaaaacacacaagcatgcacaaacAGACAACTGTTACTCCCATTGTTCGAATTGGCAGTAGGTACTTCGTGATTCCAGCCCAACTTCAGCACACAGAAATCCTCAGCCCCCACTCTAGTTTCGAAACATACACAGCAAGAAATGTTTCAAATGTCAAACGTTCACCTGAATCATTCACCGTGTGGGGATTAGGAGCTTAAGTCTCCTAATGCTAGGGACTTCTGGTCTTATGTCAGACAATTTCAAGCTGGCTCGGCTTTATGGAAGCAGGAGAGGCCAGAGCCTCTCACCCACCCTGATGACATGAGTTGGATATTTCTTTCTATCACGGGTTCCTCCCCTCGCTTGTGCAGCGTAATCACAGTGTGAGATGGTACTCTGAGCCATGCAGTTCTCATCAGCGCCGAGCAATTACACGTGACCCTAGTGGGTCCCAATAAAAACATGCAGAGAATGAACTTAGCAACACCTGGTGATGGAGGGTGGCGACAACAGGTCCATATTAAACAGGTAGTGAGCCATGGAGCTCAGACTGAGGGGAGGAATACAGATATCTCCTCAGCCAACTCAGTCTACCCAGGTACCTGGGTCCAGGGAGCCCTCCAGCAGACTGATAAGCTCTAAAAAAGGAGGGGGTGTTGATTGTCCCTCTTTGCCTTATCGTTCCTTGCAGCAAAATTGACCTCATGAGGGAGCAATACCACAaactatgtttattttacatgataaGCTCTGGTCCAGGTTCTGCATGCACTGGGGAGGTTGCGAGGGTTACACAGTGCATTGCAATTAGTGGTTATTATAAAACAGCAATCATTAGCAACGGCCACAATTGTGCTTACAGAATGATAATGTAGTGTGTGAAAAAAATcagcacacaccacaaacacacacacatacccacatggAATTTTCCAACAAGCCGAATTCAACCACTTTCCTTCCAACCAATGAGGTCAGAGTCAAGTCTGATGCGACTTTGTGTTTTGTCAGTTGCTCTAACTTTTTCTCAACCCCCCTTCTTTATCTATGTGCATGTCTTTTTTTCAAGACCAGCTCCACAAGGACATCATTTAAAATGATAATTTCCCATTTAAATAGGAAGTTTTTCTCTGTAGAGCGATAACAGTTTATCTCCAACATTTTAACGGAAGAAGTAGGCAAGTCCTGCAGCTCCTCTTTTGAAACCCTCGTCTTAGTCACTCATCTATCTGCTTACAACTCAAACTCCCAACAAAAGTATTCCTTCATTTTTaaactctctctatctctttcctgtctcggtctgtctatctctgtccgTCTTTCTCCCGCTCTTTCTGACTCGgtctcactgtctctttctctccttgtctctctcctcttctcaccccccccccccacccccggtcTTTGAAGCTCCAGCTCAGAATAACTGTCCATCATCTCTCCAGCACAGCAGCCATGGCCTTTACATCTCCAACAGTAATGCATTCCTCTTAGTCCAGGGCTCATTTGCCCCCCAACCTCTCAACGTCCCTCACCATACCCTGCACATTAATGAGTGCTTTACTTCCTTTCATTAAATCAGCGTCAGTTGTTCAGCGTTAACAAGCTTCCTGTTTGTACATCATACACAGATCAAAATGAGTGCAAACACCATGCGCAGTCTAACAATCTAAAATGTTATTTTCAACTTCCATGGTGGTCGGCACTTTATTTGCAGAGTGGATGAGGGGTTATGAGCCATGGCCATTAAACATCCTACACTGATTTTGTATTCTCTTGTCAGGCTTTTAGTAAAAAAAGATCcacaattttcccattttgaATGGCTTTGATTGAATATCTTCTAGGCAAGAGATACATGTATTGCAAGAGAGACTGATGTCCATTGTTCGGCTGAACAATATGAGTAAATGACTCAGATTGTTGATTGTGTTTCAAAGATCACATTTGTCCAGTTCTGACCCAAGGTGCAACTTTAGAAGGAGAAATAAGGGTCACACGGGAGATAAGCAGAAGAAGAATGAAAACCTTCCACCTGGAAAAGGATAGAGGAAGGATAAAATGGAGGGATGAGAAAAGGGATGATTTATGGGGATCAGTGGCAGAAGAAGCTCGAGCCAGTCTCTTTGAGAGCAGGCTGCTGTCTCAGGCCGAGATAAGAAGAGGGAGATAGGCCCTCGCCATGACAGACAAGGTGACGATCCGTGGCTCAATCGCTCGCCAATCGCCCTCGACTGTGTGTAAACAAGAACTCTCCAATCGTCCCTGGTGACTGATAGAGTTCACACcccctgtctatctctctaactctctccctctgtctctcccttcctgcctacctctctgcctgtctccttTTTCCATTTGTCAAACTCCCAACAGGAAATTCGCACCTTCTGTCCCAAGTAGCTTGACTTGTCTTTGCATGCCAGCATGGCTGGCACAGAGTGGCGCAGGGTGACAGGGTACTGCCAGCCTTGTGTCTGTTCTCGTCACAACCCTGCTGATGATTCACCATTGCTTTGGCGAACACAGAAACAAGGTCGTATGAGCCCGATTTACCTCCTCATGCCCCTGTCAAAGCTGTTCCAGCTAGTTTGAGTGGGTTCTTTAGCAGGCTACAGTATAACACATGACTCAACACCTCAACTCACTTTTTTTGCCTCCTAGACAGTGACAACAAACACGTGCACTCTGTATCATCAAGTAGAGTTAATCCTTTTAGGGAATTTGGGATTGTCTGTCAGTGTAAATATTTCCTGCTgtgaaaaataaacaaaaaaaagccTTGTGGCTACTGTCACCATGATCGTCTGACGGTTCACTTGCAGTTAAGTCTAAatgtaaaagttttttttaagtcTGTCATTTGACATTCAGAGAGATTTAAAAGGTGacaacactgacacaaacagatTTCTGTGTTTCTTCTGTTTATCTTCCCATAGCAACACAACATAACACAATCTCTGGCTTTCTTAACGTTTGTATTTATTTCGAAGACTCTTTAATCCCAAGTAATGTACAGAGGGGGATGTGAAGCTGGGACCTCCAGATGTGCAGTCAATCACTCTACCACTGAGTTATACCCACCAGCAACTGTGAAAAAAAGAGTGCCATTTTGATGCATGGCAGTGAGCTATGGCAGAAAGCAGCTCAGTGCTTGGGCACGGATGTCGTGCACTAAAGCAGCTTCTCTTTGAAAAGTAAGCTGGTGCAGTTGTTTGGAAAGGTAAGACATGAACTTGCTTTATAAAGTATTTATAATCTATAATCAAATATGATTAGTCCCTGTCAATACTATTGGCTTATGCTGTCAAACACCATTCAACCCTCAAAGTGACAGCGGACACCGTGACTGACTGTCATCAATCAATCCCAACAGCACGGGGGATGGCCTCATCTTACATGTTTGCCATCACCTCACCCTGACTCAGGGAAGTCACCTGTCAACCGACCCACCTCTCTCTGCTACAGTACTAGTGGCAAAAGTCCCTTGTTAAACCAGGACAAAGAATGTCCTTGGGCCTACCCAAGAACCTTTTGCTTGTGTGCCAGATGTTTGTGTACCTTGTGAACCTGCGGCTGGTGTGCGTGTACAGTCAGTCGGTGTGGGCGGATAACATACCCCCCATCTCACATctgagaaagaaggaggaaaaAATGTGTTGGAATAAACGACGAGCCAGGCGCCCTGTCATCACTATTCAGCCTGGATGACAAGGCCTCAGATCAGCGGTCCCACCCATAAGACTGCAGATTACACCACACACCGCAGGAGGCCTGACAGGCCGCAACATGGAGATTAAGGTTCAGACAGACAGTATTTTCCTCCATATTTATTCTGCAACTATCCTTGACTTCCAGGTaaacccaaaaaataaaatgcagGGTGCATATACTTCCCTCTGGTGGTAGAAGGAAGCAAGAACAACCCTTTAccaaataactttttttttattgatattgAAACACATTACAAAGTCTGTATGCAAATACCCTCATCTGTTAATTCAAGGCATCGAAAAGCACCCTACTGACCCTAAAGTCAATATTGGAGGTGCGTTTGGGTTAAAAAATACAGagtttgtttttccttttgaTCTAGGGCGTGCCCATATGAGGGTAAACTTGGCTGAACATTAAACATCAGCCTTGGACTGACTAACAACAAGCGAGTAGGTCCTTTTCTATCTATGATACTGTGTATATACACTGTGAGAGGAGACAAATCTGAAATAAACACAATCTAAGGGGGGCAGCGAAGCAGTAAATTGTTTTGTCTAAAACAGAGCTTGCATATTCATTCAAAAACAGAAAAGAAGCGACCTTCAAAAGAAGttaacaaaataacaaaatattttTGTGAAAAGAAGAAAACAGAGATGACCCCCTCGGTATCGAACAGTGAGTACCTTGAATTCTTTTCTTTTCCATTTCGTGTTAAAAGCGGTGCAGTACAAAGCTGCAAAAGGGGGATTCGAAACATTCTTTTTTCTAACAAGGGTGTGGGGAGCAAACAGTCATAATACAGTGTTGCTATGTTCCCAGAAGTTAATCTGTAGTTCTACACACAGTGCAAAAACACATTATAACGTATGCACAACTGGACAGTGCAATTCCTCTTGACCTCAGAACCACGGTGGGGCTGGGTGGCCCAATAGCCACCAGGCCAGGACcatgagagagacagccagCTGTGATCTATCAACCAAACTGCTAACCCTGCCTCGGCCCGGGGCTTTCGGACTAATAGTGCATTCTGGTGTCTTCACGTTGAAGTTGTTCATTCGATTGCATGTAAGATCCTGTGCCAGGCTGCagtgttatattgttttataataataataataaaaatctaCAGAGCTGCAAAACTGAAATAAAGGACACCCCTATGACGGACCACAGCAATGAGGCCATCTCTGAGGCAGCTCCATGCTGTGAGTCTACCAGTGTTCAGTTCATCCCTGCggttgtgggtgggtgggggtgggggtaaggTTTTCTTTTCTCATTTCTCCTTGTCTTCTACCTGAGTCCCCTCCTCGATCACCATGATACGGAGACCTGACAGCTGTCCATTGGCATCCAACTGCAGTCCCTGGACCCCCTCTGCCCCGGTCTGGCCCTCCATGTGCCCCTGCGTCTCCTCCgactccccctccaccacctcgcCCTCCCCCCCGGTGACCATGGccatctccatccccccctgGACCACCATGGTggccccctccccaccagccTCCCCAGCCAGCTGCAGCTCCATCACCCCCATGGCCTGCTCTCCAGGAGCCGGGTCTATCTCGATCACCGTGTGTCCTTGGCCCTCGTCCACCTCCCCTTCCTGCACCAGGACCGTCCCGCCCATCACGTCCCCCTCCACGCCGGAGGCCTGCTGGGTCAGCTGCACCAGCTCCATGGGGCTGACCATCGTGCCCAGCTGGCTGGGGTCCTGCATGGTGGTGCCCACCAGAGTGAGCCCGGAGGACGGATGGAGTGTGAAGGTTTCCGTCTTGCCGTCTGTGCCCCCCACCATGTAGCGGGTGAAGAGCTGGGTGTTGGCAGGGATGGTGTGCAGGGTGACGGTGTTGGGAGACTGGGCCAGGGTGGCGATGGGCAGGCCAGCCATGGTGAAGGGCTGGCCCATGGAGGAGAtggtgatgggggagaggacCGTGAACTGCTGGGGCTGCagggtggctggctgggtgaCGGCGGAGGTGAGGAGTGCGGTGGAGGCCGGCCGCTGGAGACGGGGCCGTTTGGCCTGCCGTTTGGCGGTGCCCCCCGAGGCCTGGCCCACGTTGTTGACGGGCGGCGGGTTGGACAGCAGAACCCTGGCCTGCTGCTGTTTCTTCTGCTCCTCCAACTGCTGCTCCAGATCTGAGCAAATCAGGTTCCAGGATTCACTCGAGAGATGATACACTGCCTGACCTGAGCTAAATTAGCATTGTACTAGCAcacatccaccccccctcccgcccatCTCCTAGACCTTTAACCGCCTGTATCTACAACAGCCTTTGGGCTGCTGTCGTGTGTTCATGCTATGTTTGTTTTTCTAAGTCATATTTGTTGGTCATATAAGATAATTATGCTATTATGAGTGGTGAGTCTAGAGATCTAGCTCTCGGTCTCCTCCCGCCTACTTACTGTCGAGGGTGTGGAGGACCTGTTCCTGGCTCGGGTCCGTTTGCTGCCGGCGTTTCTCCACGATCCGCTTGACGTTGTCGAGCAGGCCGAACACCTGCGCGAGGTTACTGAGCACGGCCACCTCCACCAGACAGGAATCTGAGATCAGGGAACAATGGATCGAAAAAGTCAGTTGAACTGACAACAGCAGCGCGAGCAAAGGTCAACATCACTGGGAGAAAAAGAAACAAGGGATACCATACTGAATGAGAGACACAGGCATGATGACTCTTAGCCACGATACGTTCCTCAATCTGTCAATAACTTATCAAAGAACCTACCTAAAGAATTGGCCTCCTTTTTTTACATAACAAGAGGTTCAGGCACGGTTATGTGACTAGCAGAGGAATGTTGTAACGGTTCTGATGATGAGTAAATCTAATCACGATGCAGTGTGCCCCGTGCCTCACTGCCGAGGTTTGTAGAGCCACCCACCAGAGTCCTGGACGGCTGCCTGTTCGCTGCGTAGCTGCACGCCCTTCAGCATCTCCAGCAGCTCTGTGCTGATGTTGGTCACCACCTCCCCCATCAGACCCACGTCCACAATGCCCTTCCAGAAGTTCAGGGTCTCCTCTGGAAACAAAACAGTCGACGGAGGGATTTTTGTTTGAGTCACGGTTGCGTTGACGCGGGGAAGGGACGTTGCGAAGGACACGCGATGTcactgagggggtgggggaggggtcggGGCATTCTGGGAGCTCACCTGAGATCTCGctgctctccttcttctctgccGTCTCCAGAGCCAGGCTGGCGGTGCTCCATTCCATAGCACCACTCAGGACATCCGTCCTTTCGTCTCCCAGCGCCACCTGTCCACCGTTTCCTATGACTATCTGTGCTGCAGTTCCAAGAGGGGGACGGTAGGAGCATTTTGTATATTCATCTGGAGTATCAACTTGTTGTCTGGCAAACCAGTCATGTGTGTGCGTTAATAGCTACAGGTGTCATGTAACAATTCAAATGCAAGGCTGCATATGAACTAACAAAACAATGTACAGCGTAAAGCTTAGTGTAACTTTTTCTTATAGGCTTCAGACTTTGTGCTTAGCGACAACAGCGACCTTGGCGAGACTCCTGTGCCCGCCTGGAGGAGTACGAGTGACCGGTCTCACCTTGGGAAGAGGTGGGCGTGGTCACGCCGCTGCCGTCGGGAGGAAACTTGGTGTTGTTGATCAGCAGGTCAAACTTGGTGCTGCGGCACGTGTTGGTGCAAAGGCTGCTGTGGTCGTAGAAGTCCAGCTGTCCCGAGTCCATCATTTTTCTGAAGGAGAGACGGGGAATTTAGACAGGACAACAGGGAGGAAACCATAGGGTCCTTATAGGGGTTCCAGGGAATCTACAGTCAGCCACGGGGCTAGGAATCTGCCAGAGCTGCCTCCTCACCTGAGCATGACCCCGCCCATCCTGATTGCCCTCTTCCAGTCCTTCAATGTGGCTTTACCAGACATGTGCACAAACTGCTTGGGGCTGATCAGCTGGTCCTCATACTGTAAGAGGAACATGGTAAagacagaggaaggaggagacgaCTTGTAATTGCTGGCGTCTCTGTGCGTTAACCCGATCCAGCGTCCTATCCAGCACATACCTTGACACATTTGACATTGATTCCAGGGCATACAAATTTCTTGATCAGCAGTACAGCCTTGCTCTCTCCACATGTGATTGGATATCCCAATTCAACCTCCTCCCCTTCTACTGTGGTTTCGTCTtcgaagacagacagacggacacacacacacacagtattccaAAAAGAGGAGTCAGTGAAGGAGAAGTAGAGGGGGTTGGGCTCTGCAGGTAGGAAACGAAGGAGGGGGAATGTGCGTGCTAAGGCTCTAGTTGACTAACCAGAGTGCGCTCCAACTGCCACGACAGCTGCTTCGGTCTCTGCAGATTCCTCATCCATACTGTAAGAGAACACACTGCACATTCATGAAGTGGACCTTCCCTGTGAAGGCCGATTCGCAGCAGTCTGCCTTCAAGTTGTTCAGAGTGCCTTCACTGAATGTCAAATGTGGTTTATGTGGTAGTAGGCCTACTCATCGCAAATACAACACCTGACTAATCCATGAAAAGGGTATCGCTTTCCTGATACCATGCCGGTATCCTCTACATACCCTGGTGTGATTGGTTGGAGCTGCAGGATGACCTGTGTTCTACTGGGGTCATCGgggtcatcctcctcctctgtacCCTTCACCATCACAACATCCCCCATGGACACTGTAACATCTGTGTCTGCCATCTCCTGGCCACTCCCAGTACACTAGTGGGGAGAAACAAAATTCATGGTGACAACTTATTAGCTCAtttaaattctttttttttttttttttttcaatttgcTCAGGCAGTGTGGTCAGTCGACGTTTCATGCAAGACTTTGACCAAAAGGCAGTGGATGGAATACACACATGGGTATAACCCATCCACATTCTATTGACCTTTTATTTTTGATCATGGCCTAAACGATGTTATTATTTGTACCCAAGCTAGTTGTGCATGGTGTAATTTTGTCATGGTAGAAAAACTCATTCCTATCCTTTCGACGGGATATTTATCTATCTAGTTATCCAAGTCATTGAAAGCTAGTGTATGGAATTGTTGCATTTCCAGGCTCTCAGCtgccttcctttcttccttagTGTAGCTGCGACATAGCCTCTCATGCTAAACTACTCCATGATAGGCTATAGGAAGGTATATGTAATGTATGAAGCTAGGTAGCAAGGTTGCTATAAGTGTAAAGCTAAAAACGGAAAAGCTATGTTCCAGCATGGT
This genomic window from Hypomesus transpacificus isolate Combined female chromosome 4, fHypTra1, whole genome shotgun sequence contains:
- the gmeb1 gene encoding glucocorticoid modulatory element-binding protein 1 isoform X1, whose amino-acid sequence is MLSGFSECRDGPDFVNRCTGSGQEMADTDVTVSMGDVVMVKGTEEEDDPDDPSRTQVILQLQPITPGVFSYSMDEESAETEAAVVAVGAHSDETTVEGEEVELGYPITCGESKAVLLIKKFVCPGINVKCVKYEDQLISPKQFVHMSGKATLKDWKRAIRMGGVMLRKMMDSGQLDFYDHSSLCTNTCRSTKFDLLINNTKFPPDGSGVTTPTSSQAQIVIGNGGQVALGDERTDVLSGAMEWSTASLALETAEKKESSEISEETLNFWKGIVDVGLMGEVVTNISTELLEMLKGVQLRSEQAAVQDSDSCLVEVAVLSNLAQVFGLLDNVKRIVEKRRQQTDPSQEQVLHTLDNLEQQLEEQKKQQQARVLLSNPPPVNNVGQASGGTAKRQAKRPRLQRPASTALLTSAVTQPATLQPQQFTVLSPITISSMGQPFTMAGLPIATLAQSPNTVTLHTIPANTQLFTRYMVGGTDGKTETFTLHPSSGLTLVGTTMQDPSQLGTMVSPMELVQLTQQASGVEGDVMGGTVLVQEGEVDEGQGHTVIEIDPAPGEQAMGVMELQLAGEAGGEGATMVVQGGMEMAMVTGGEGEVVEGESEETQGHMEGQTGAEGVQGLQLDANGQLSGLRIMVIEEGTQVEDKEK
- the gmeb1 gene encoding glucocorticoid modulatory element-binding protein 1 isoform X2, which produces MLSGFSECRDGPDFVNRCTGSGQEMADTDVTVSMGDVVMVKGTEEEDDPDDPSRTQVILQLQPITPGMDEESAETEAAVVAVGAHSDETTVEGEEVELGYPITCGESKAVLLIKKFVCPGINVKCVKYEDQLISPKQFVHMSGKATLKDWKRAIRMGGVMLRKMMDSGQLDFYDHSSLCTNTCRSTKFDLLINNTKFPPDGSGVTTPTSSQAQIVIGNGGQVALGDERTDVLSGAMEWSTASLALETAEKKESSEISEETLNFWKGIVDVGLMGEVVTNISTELLEMLKGVQLRSEQAAVQDSDSCLVEVAVLSNLAQVFGLLDNVKRIVEKRRQQTDPSQEQVLHTLDNLEQQLEEQKKQQQARVLLSNPPPVNNVGQASGGTAKRQAKRPRLQRPASTALLTSAVTQPATLQPQQFTVLSPITISSMGQPFTMAGLPIATLAQSPNTVTLHTIPANTQLFTRYMVGGTDGKTETFTLHPSSGLTLVGTTMQDPSQLGTMVSPMELVQLTQQASGVEGDVMGGTVLVQEGEVDEGQGHTVIEIDPAPGEQAMGVMELQLAGEAGGEGATMVVQGGMEMAMVTGGEGEVVEGESEETQGHMEGQTGAEGVQGLQLDANGQLSGLRIMVIEEGTQVEDKEK